Proteins found in one Arachis stenosperma cultivar V10309 chromosome 8, arast.V10309.gnm1.PFL2, whole genome shotgun sequence genomic segment:
- the LOC130946064 gene encoding uncharacterized protein LOC130946064, with translation MIPCTLGDACTKIALCDLGASINLIPALLIKRLYLTHEVKPTRICLSLADGSVKLPSGVIEDMIVRVGPFDFPTAFVMLKMDEHKSATLILGKPFLAPGQTLIDIQKGEVTLRVNEDEFMLNIVKAMQHPDTPEECMSIDIIDSLVEEVNMAEGLEEELNDIFYDAQPELEEPEEIREPLKTTKEENKPPKLELKPLPSSLKYAFLGDGDTYHVIISSAL, from the coding sequence atgataccctgcacCTTAGGGGATGCCTGCACAAagatagccctatgtgatcttggagcaagtattaacttaatacctgcattaTTAATAAAGAGACTCTATTTAACTCACGAAGTTAAACCAACCCGCATATGTCTTTCACTAGCTGATGGTTCTGTTAAACttccatcaggcgtgattgaggacatgattgttaGGGTTGGACCCTTTGATTTCCCCACAGCCTTTGTCATGCTGAAAATGGatgagcacaagagtgcaaccctCATTCTAGGAAAGCCCTTTCTAGCTCCAGGACAGACCCTCATTGACATTCAGAAAGGAGAAgtaaccctaagagtcaatgaggatgagtttatgCTAAAtattgtcaaagccatgcaacatccagacactcCAGAGGAGTGCATGAGTATTGATATCATTGATTCCCTGGTGGAAGAAGTGAATATGGCTGAAGGACTCGAAGAAGAGTTGAACGACATCTTTTATGATGCTCAGCCTGAGTTAGAGGAGCCAGAGGAAATAAGGGAACCTCTGAAAACTACTAAGGAGGAGAACAAGCCTCCTAAACTCGAGCTCAAGCCATTACCATcctccttgaaatatgcatttcttggagATGGAGATACTTATCatgtgattataagctctgccttatAG